In Euphorbia lathyris chromosome 9, ddEupLath1.1, whole genome shotgun sequence, the following are encoded in one genomic region:
- the LOC136207233 gene encoding agamous-like MADS-box protein AGL80: protein MRKKVKLAFIENNSARKATFKKRKKGLLKKISELTTLCDIQACAIIYSPYDSRPEVWRSEYGVHQVVSRLTMMPEMEQSKKMFNQQSFLRQRINKAHEQLRKQKKDNLEMELTQAMFHGLTGQSLIYLNMLDLTDLRLVIDRKLIEIIMRIETLTVNNSYAGAASVTVVENSVAQGGAEGTVVVAEPPVTVGFDVNGESVQRQPWTFMDLVNPPNQFQFGGGPVTDGGEEMLPPFCDQNEDNLWSSEFFGYGGM from the exons atgagaaagaaggtGAAACTTGCTTTCATAGAAAACAATTCAGCCAGAAAAGCAACAttcaagaagaggaagaagggtCTATTGAAGAAGATAAGTGAATTAACTACACTTTGTGATATTCAGGCGTGTGCAATAATATACAGCCCTTATGATTCTCGACCTGAGGTTTGGCGGTCGGAGTACGGCGTTCACCAAGTTGTTTCTCGCCTCACAATGATGCCGGAGATGGAGCAAAGCAAGAAAATGTTTAACCAGCAGAGCTTTCTCCGGCAACGAATCAACAAAGCAC atGAGCAGCTGAGGAAGCAGAAAAAGGATAACCTGGAAATGGAGCTAACTCAGGCGATGTTCCATGGTCTCACCGGACAAAGCTTGATTTATCTGAACATGCTCGATTTGACTGATCTTCGATTGGTAATTGATCGAAAATTGATCGAGATAATCATGAGAATTGAAACCCTAACGGTTAATAATTCTTATGCCGGAGCGGCTTCGGTTACGGTGGTGGAAAATTCGGTTGCTCAAGGCGGTGCAGAAGGGACGGTGGTGGTGGCTGAGCCGCCAGTGACGGTGGGATTTGATGTGAATGGGGAGAGTGTGCAAAGGCAACCATGGACGTTTATGGATTTGGTTAACCCTCCAAACCAATTCCAGTTTGGTGGTGGCCCCGTCACCGATGGTGGAGAAGAGATGTTGCCGCCGTTTTGTGATCAGAACGAGGATAATCTCTGGTCCAGTGAGTTCTTTGGATATGGTGGAATGtga
- the LOC136206947 gene encoding pleiotropic drug resistance protein 2-like, with protein MSRNLSASRNRKSWVSGRSSIREVWGNQGDVFGRSERDEEDLKWAAIERLPTYDRLRKGILKQVLDNGIVDYQEIDVTNLGMQDKKQLLETILQVVEEDNEKFLLRLRERTDRVGIEIPKIEVRFEHVSVEGDAYVGTRALPTLVNASLNTILEVAWSPFICRGNL; from the exons ATGAGTAGGAATTTATCAGCTTCAAGAAACAGGAAAAGTTGGGTTTCAGGTAGAAGCAGTATAAGAGAAGTATGGGGTAATCAAGGAGATGTGTTTGGACGGagtgaaagagatgaagaagacCTCAAATGGGCAGCAATAGAGAGGCTTCCAACTTATGATAGGCTAAGGAAAGGGATTTTGAAGCAGGTTTTAGATAATGGAATTGTTGATTATCAAGAGATTGATGTTACTAATCTTGGTATGCAAGATAAGAAACAACTTTTGGAGACTATCCTTCAAGTTGTTGAAGAGGATAATGAGAAGTTTCTGCTTCGACTTAGGGAAAGAACTGATAG GGTAGGAATTGAgattcctaagattgaagtTAGATTTGAGCATGTATCAGTAGAAGGGGATGCCTATGTTGGAACAAGAGCACTTCCTACTTTGGTGAATGCATCTTTGAATACAATATTAGAG GTAGCTTGGTCTCCATTTATTTGTAGAGGGAATTTGTGA